A single Trueperaceae bacterium DNA region contains:
- a CDS encoding type II secretion system protein, protein MLAAPAHGGSEQYLAYRALIHRYPGGRTRRTHMRQNTKGFTLIELLIVIAIIGILAAVLIP, encoded by the coding sequence ATGCTGGCTGCACCGGCCCACGGAGGGTCGGAGCAATACCTGGCCTACCGGGCGTTAATCCATAGATATCCGGGCGGCCGAACTAGGAGGACGCACATGCGTCAGAACACCAAGGGTTTCACCCTGATCGAGCTGCTGATCGTCATCGCGATCATCGGCATCCTCGCAGCGGTGCTCATCCC
- a CDS encoding low molecular weight protein-tyrosine-phosphatase: MTEAADSPVRVLFVCMGNICRSPTAEGVFRRLVAEAGLEGRVIVDSAGTHDYHVGSPPDRRAQAAALRRGYDISGLRARQLGPADCRRFDYVLVMDRGNLNRARSICGGLAPNVRLLMDFAPGRPEREVPDPYAGGPEGFERVLDLIEEACRGLLEDVKARLLAADRIRT; this comes from the coding sequence GTGACCGAGGCCGCCGACTCGCCAGTGAGGGTTCTCTTCGTCTGCATGGGCAACATCTGCCGCTCGCCCACCGCGGAGGGCGTGTTCAGGCGCCTCGTGGCGGAGGCCGGCCTGGAGGGCCGCGTGATCGTCGACTCGGCGGGCACGCACGACTACCACGTCGGCTCCCCGCCGGACCGCCGCGCCCAGGCAGCCGCCCTGCGCCGCGGCTACGACATCTCGGGCCTCCGGGCCCGCCAGCTCGGGCCCGCCGACTGCCGCCGCTTCGACTACGTCCTGGTGATGGACCGCGGCAACCTCAACCGCGCGCGCTCCATCTGCGGCGGCCTCGCGCCGAACGTGCGCCTCCTCATGGACTTCGCGCCCGGCCGGCCCGAGCGCGAGGTGCCCGACCCCTACGCCGGTGGACCGGAGGGCTTCGAGCGCGTCCTCGACCTCATCGAGGAGGCGTGCCGGGGGCTGCTGGAGGACGTGAAGGCGCGGCTGCTCGCGGCCGACCGCATCCGTACCTAG